One Intestinimonas butyriciproducens genomic window, GCGGCCAGGACGGTGCGCACATTGTGCTGCCCCGTCACATCGCAGAAGCAGGCGCGGAAATGGGAGAGATCCACCGGGACCTGGCTCTCCTTCATATAAAACTGCGGCGTGACCGGCGCCCCCGGTCGGGGATTGCGCTCCCATTTGGCCGTCCGTCCGCTACCGGACCGATACCGCTTGCGGGAGCAGTCATACTGGTGTACCATCCGCCCCTCAAATACCGGGACATACTGCGCTCTCTGCGCGCCGCGCTTGCGCAGGAATGCCTCCCGGGGCAGAAACTGCTCCTTGTCCCCGGTCATATCCACCTCCCGGAGGAATGAAACGTTCCAGCCATCCTCCACCCGCTCCCCCAGGCGCGGGAACACGCCGCACAGGCGCTCCATCAGAGCCGCCTCCGCGGGAGACTTGCACTCGGGTATGGTCAGAAAGTCACCGCTGTAGCGCCGGAGAAAAGGCATGGAATAGGAGACCCCGTCCTGTCTGTCGGTCCGGAGCTCCTCCGGATCTTTGACGTCGAAGCGTGCACCGCATACCGCGTCTCCCACCGCCCCTTTGCGATACAAAAAGGCGACAAATTTAAAGGAGGGATGGATGGGAAACAACTTCCGGCTGTTGATCATACCGGTCAGCCGGGAAAAACAGCCGTGTTCCAGATACAGGTGCCGCAGGCCGCTGGCGCTCTCGGACAGATAAAAGGCCGCGGGCACCACCAGCCCTACCACCCCATCTCTCTTGGTGATCTGGAAGGCCAGCTCCACAAAAAATTTGTAGAAGTCGTCGTCCCCGCCCACCGTCTTCCCGTTGATCTCGCAGCGCTGGTGGACATAGAGCCCGCGGCCCTTGAGCTGCCGGAGATAGCCGCTGGTGTCCAGATAGTACTGCCGCCAGTTTGCCTGAAGGCGCTGGTCCTTCTCGATATACGTTCTCTTGGCCTGGCCCTGCGGCAGGGCGGCCAATGTCCCCGCATCGTTCAGGAGAAAACTGTTGACATTGGTCTTGATCTTGCCCCAGGGCGGATTTCCGATCACAATATCAAAGCCCTGTTCCGGCCCGGTACCCCCGAACACCTCCGGAAAGAGCTGACTCCAACCCATAAGATCCCGGTTTTCCTCCGTCTCCCGGCCCGGCGGGACCAGCAGCAGGCTGTCGGCGGCCAGAAGGCGGCTCCGCAGCTCCGGAAACGCCTCGTCCCCCTGGAGCTCGGTGAGCCAAAGGGTAAACATGGCGATATCCACCGCCACCGGGTTTTTGTCGATCCCGTAGATACATCCGTGCAGAACCCGCCGCCTGATCTCCTCAGGGGCGAGCTCGCTTTTTGCGGCGATGAGCCCGGAGAGCTGATCCACCATTTCGGTCAGGAAAAAACCCGCCCCCATGGCGGGATCAATGATCCTCAGGCCGAAAAGCGCCTCCGCGCTCCGGTCCTGATAGCCCTCCAGCGCCGCGGAGACCAGAAAGGCGACGATGGACCGGTCCGTGAAATACACTCCGTCGGTCTTTTTGTTCATGCTGTTGACCACGTCGGCCTTCCCACCCTCCAGCAGGAGGTGCTTGTCCATCAGCTCCTCGAAGAGGGCCCCCGCATGCCGGATATCCATCCAGCGCAGGCCTTCATGCTCTGTGATCTGTTCCTGCACCATGTCCAGCACGGCCATATCCAGGCCGGCGTCCGGCCCCACCCCCCACGCCAGTGTGAACAGCTTCCGAAAACAGCCGCTCGCCCGCATCGCTTCCCAAAAGGCGGGGAATTGCTCCCGCAGGGAGAACGGGGCCCCTGTCCCTGTCCGGGCCGCGCCCCACCAGCACTTGCACAGCAGCGTTTCAAACAGCCGCGTCAGCGCCCGGTCGAAGGCCCGGTCTGCCGCCTTGCCCTCCAGGTTCGAAAACCGCTCCTGGAAGAGCCGGGCAAGGGCGCGCTTCCAATCGTCGCAGAGCGCGCTGATCCGCTCCCTGTCGTTCCTGCTTACTCTCTCCATATCAATGTGCTCCCCCGTCCCTTGTCAGCGCCGCCCGCCGCTCCCGCAGATCTGCCAGATAAAGCCGCTCTGTCAGCGGCGGTTTTCTTGACACTGCGGAATTGCTCTTATAGCGTTTGTACGGGACCTCCCAATACCTCGTCTCACCAAACCGGGCCAGGATCGAGCGGATCTCCTCGTGAGGGATCTGTCCGTCGCTGTTGTAGCTCAGAAAAAAGTATTGGCAGCGGGCCCGCTCCAACAGCTCCTCCAGGGCCTTGCCCGCGGAGCGCCGGTAACAGTAGCGGGAGGAGTGTTCCTTCCAGTTCCGCAATCCGGTCTTACCGCCGATCTCCGGCCGGTCGTTCCGCGCGATGGTCTCCAGGATGTGATAATACGCGCTGTACTGCCGCTTGGTATACGGCGGATCGGCGTAGATGATGGGGGCCTCCACCCGCCCGACCAGCTCGTTGGCGTCACAGTTCCAGACGGTATGGCCCCCGCCTCCCGCCGTGAAGCGGCGGGGTGTGAGCCAGAGCGGCTGCCGGGCCTTCGGCTTCCAGAACTTGATATAGCACCCATAGGTCCCCGCAATATTGCTCACCGCGCTCACTGCAAAGAGCAGGTCGGCGATGAGAAGCGCCTCTTCCCGCTCCTCCAGAAGTCCGGACCACTCCGCGATGGTCTCCCGGACGTCGTCGATCTTCCGCGCGTTTTCCCGGGTAAAGTACATCCTCTCATACTCGCACTGCTCCAGGGAGGCCGGTGAATAGTTCCCGTAAATGAACCCCTCCCGCCCCTCCAGGCGGTTGAGGTAGGCCAGCACCCGCTCATAGGGCGAGCGGGTGCTCTCGCCTGCAAAAATTTCCGGCGCCGCCTCCCTCAACCCCCGGAATTCCGGCGCCCCGTCGTTGAGCAGGATCGCCTTTGTCATCACGGCGCAGCAGGTGAGAAAATCGTTGGCCGTCACCCGACAGCCGTGGGACTTGAAGCATCGGCTGACCGCCCCCGCCCCGCAAAACAGGTCCACCAACCCCACCGGCCCCGGAAGTCCGGCGGTCTCCTCGCTGATATGCGTGTAGAGAAAGGGCAGAAGCTGCTCCTTGTTCCCCAGAAAGTCAATCCCCATGCGCGTCAAACGGCTCCTTTTCTGTCGGGCTGCTCTGCTCCAGCGGGTCCCGGCCGCGGATATACCGCTCCGCGGTCCGAAGGAACCATTCTTTCAGCGTCACGTCGTCCTGCCCCAACTTCAAATACAGCTGCCGCTTCAGTGCAGGGTCGATCTCCAGTACGATCCGTCCGGATTTTCCGCGCGCCAAGGCGACCACCTCTCCTCCACGATATAACATATATAATATATATAACATAGATCGCCGGCCCGGTCAACCGCCCTTTGGCACACAAAACAGGCGCGGCCCCCGCTCCCTTCCGGAGCAAAAGCCGCGCCTGCTTCCTTCTGCTGTCAACCCCGCTTGGGATGCCGCGTCACGTTTCTGCGCCGACGCGCGCCTCCTCGCCCTTCCAGCGCAGAATCTCCACGGCGCCCCTGTCTCCGTCCACCCGGACCCCAGTCTCCGGTGTGGATGCCCTCAGTGGGATCCTGGCCGAGATCAGTGACGCCGGGGCAGTGGGGCACCACGCAGCCCAGGTCGATCTTTGCAGCCCCGCGACAACCAGACCGCCGTTCTGTTCGATGATGCCCGTATAGCCGTAGCGCACAGCCAGGTCCTTGATGGACTGCGGCACAAGGGCCCAGGACGGTATCCCATCCCGGACCTTTTTCCCCCACCGGGCAGGCCGCGTATTCCACCTGATCGATGGGATAATGAGGACAGCCCAATATGACAAAGTCCATATCCGCGTTACCCCAGACAGGTAACACTTTGGATACCGTATCCACAATTTTGTCACCCTTACGAGGTGACATTGGGTAACACCATTTTCTGATTACTCCTCACAAGTTTATAATTTCTGCCTGTTTGGGCTGCTTTATCCACCTTTTTGCATCCTATTCACGCATATAAAACTTGGCACTCGATTTGCTTGTATACAGAGACAGCCAGAGTCAATTCTCCGCGATGAAAGAGAGGAGAGGAAAAGGATGTACGAAACACTCGTCTATAAAAAGGAAGCGGGACTCGGTATCATCACACTCAATCAGCCGAACGTTTTGAACGCCTTGAACGCCAAGGCCTATGAGGAGCTCTATGAGGTCGCGGAGCTAGCCGACCAGGATGATGGTATACAGGTCCTGATCTTCCACGGCGCTGGGCGGGGCTTTTGTGCCGGTGACAATATCACCGATGGAGATCTTCTGAAAAAGAGAACCTCTATGGGCGCCTATCAATATATTCTGGGCCTACAGAGAGTCTTCAACCGCATCGAGTCGATCAAAAAACCCGTCATCGCGGCGATCCACGGCGCTGCCTGCGGAGGAGGGCTGGAGCTTGCGCTAGTCTGTGATATCCGTATTGCCGCTGAGAGTGCCAGACTAGGGCTTCCCGAACTGAAACTGGGTGCGCTCCCCTGCATCGGCGGGACTCAGCGTCTGCCGCGGCTTATCGGCACGGCAAAAACCAAGGAACTTCTCTTTACGGGAAAACTTCTTCCCGCTGTTGAGGCGGAGCGCCTGGGCATCATAAATCAGGTGGTTCCGGATGGCCGGGAGCTGGAGGAGGCCGTCTCCATGGCCAATGTCATCAAGGAGCGGAGCAGCCTTGCGCTCCACATGGCCAAGGCGGCCGTAGACCAGGGCAGAAATCATGATCTGTACACCGCCCTGGAGATCGAGGCCAGAAATGATGCCATGCTGTTCGACACAGCGGACTTTCGGGAGGGGATGCTGGCCTTTTCGGAAAAACGTCCGCCCGTTTTCCGCGGCAGATAAGCTGCAAGGGGCCTGTGGCCACAGGAGAAAATAAGTCCTGAAGATGAGAGGAGGCGCGGGTTTTATGATGCACAAGCCTTTGCTGGGTGTAAAAATCGTCGATCTCTCCATGTATGTGGCCGGTCCGGCGGCCGCCCGCATGATGGGAGAGTGGGGTGCCGACGTCATTAAGGTGGAGCCGCTGAAGGGAGACAATAACCGCCCCGCGGGCCGGATGATGGGGATGCCCATTGATGACTCCAATAACCCCCACAACGAAGTGTTCAATGCAAACAAGAGGAGCCTTGCCCTGGACCTGAAGCAGAGCGAGGGCAAGGCGATTCTGGAAAGGCTGCTTTCGGAGTCCAATGTATTTCTCACCAATTTCCGCACCAGAGCACTGGAAAAGCTGGGACTGGACTACGAATCCGTTTCCGCGCGGCACCCCCACATCATCTGGTGCCAGGTCACTGGATTCGGGACGGAAGGCCCCCAGGCCAATGATCCCGGATTCGACACCGTGGCTTTCTGGGCCAGGAGCGGCGCCATGGGAGATTTGCCGGAAAAAGACACCGCGCCCATCCCGCCGCTCATCGCATTCGGAGACATGCTCACCTCCGAGACCGTTTGCGCCGGCGTCGGTGCGGCGCTCTATCAGCAGGCCAGGACCGGCAGGGGCGAAAAAGTAATGGTCTCACTGTACAGCAATGCTATCTGGGCCTTGGGCGTAGGGGTACAGTCGACTCAATACGGCGACGAGTACCCAAAGACCCGGAAAAATGCAGTTTCCCCGCTGGTCAACTCCTACCGCTGTGCCGACGGCGTGTGGATCTATATGTGTGTAATCGACCATGAGCGTTATTATAACGCCGTGATGCGTGCCATCGACCGGGAGGACCTGGTGGACCACCCCCTATACAGTGATCTGGCGGCATGCAAGCCGGTCACCCCGGAATTGATCCGTGTCATTGAGGAGGGGTTCCAGCGGTACGATCACCAGGAAATGCACCGCCGCCTGACGGAGGCGGATGTGGCCCACTCCTATATTGACAAGATCAAAGACATCATCCACGACGCGCAGGCGCTGGAGAACCACTATGTCTATCCATACACCATGCGGGACGGGAGCACCTGCATCGGACCGGCCACCCCCATTAAATTCGGAACGGTGGAGGATCCCGAGCATCGTCTTTCCCCTCTCGTCGGTGAGCATACTGTGGAGATCCTGCTGGAGTATGGGTACAGCCGTGAAGAAATCGACGCGCTGCTCGCGCGCAAGGTCGTCGGCGTCTATGCCAAGGAATAATCCTCTCCATTTCCAAAAAAGGCCAAGTTGAGACAGCGCACCTTCTGTGATATGCTTACTGCGACTTACATGCAGAAGGGAGGGGCGTGCCCGCTCCAATTCAGGCGGGTACGAAGACCACAATGACGGACCGCATTACGATGGAGAATCACCGCCGCAATCACGAAGGGGGCTGGCAGCTATTCCAGGATCCGGCGCTGAGGGACTCCTGGGGCGACTGCAAGAAGCAGGCCATGGTTCCAGATATTTCGGCCCCTTATCTCTGTGGGGAACAGGAGTTCTTCTCCATCAAAGAGAATACCAAAAAGCTCTACGCTTATTCCAACCGTCTCATCAACAGCATCTACCACTGGTCCGTCCGCCCACTTGCCTATGTGATGGTAGATGGGCACGGCTTTATTCTGAAGCTGTACTGCGGGGAGGAGATCCGGGGCTGGCTGGAGGAGCGCGGGATTCGAGAGCGGTGCAGCCTGGCGGAGGAACACGCGGGAACCACAGCCTTTTCCCTGGGCATCAAATATAAGAGACCATTTCGCACCACTGGAAGCGAGCACTATCTGTCCAAATTCATTGATATGACGATGTATTTCGCCCCCTGTGTTCTGGAGGACAATTCCAGGGAGCGCTTTGGCGAGCTGGAGCTTCTGGGGGGCATTGGCATCATTACACCGCGGACGGACCGCTTCGAAGATTACCTGGCCACAGTCATTACCATGTGCAAAGAGGTTTGTCTCCATTTGGACATGGTGAATACCTTTTACAATTTTTATATGAGCGAGACCATGGGATACATCTGTGTGGATATCGACGAGCGGACGCGCAGGCCCTATTGTCTGTATCACAACTCCAATATTTTCAATGTGCTCGGAATCCCTTTCAGCGACCTGTGCTTCAAAAGTCTGAGCACTGTCTTTGACCCGCTGCCTGCCAACCGGGAATTTTGGCAGGTGCTGAGCAGCAACGAATATTTACATAACGCCAGCATCTCTCTGAGTATCCAGGGTGTCACCCGACAGTATATCGTCTCTACCATGCCCTACCGACAGGTCAGCGTGGGATACGAGGGAATGCGCTTTTTTATCTCCAACAAGGAGCAGGTCAGTTCCTTTGTCTCCCGGCAAATCGGCAACAACGCCATTATGACTTTCGGGAACATCATTGGGCAGAGCCGCGAAATCAAGCAATCTATCCGATATGCCCGGAAATATGCCGAGTTCGACAATAATGTCCTCATCATGGGGGAGAGCGGAGTGGGCAAGGACATCTTTGCCCAGGCGATCCACAATGCCAGTTCCCGCAGGGACCGCCCCTTTATCGCGGTGAACTGCGCCACTTTCCCGCGGGATTTGATGGTGAGCGAACTCTTCGGATACGAGCAGGGGGCGTTCACCGGCTCCAAGAAAAATGGGAATACCGGCAAACTGGAGCTGGCCAACACCGGCACCCTGTTTTTAGATGAAATCGGCACACTGCCTCTGGACCTACAGGCCATTTTGCTGCGGGTGCTGGAGACAAAGCGCTTTATGAAATTGGGGGCCTCCAAGGAGACCTCCGTGGATGTCCGCATCATCGCAGCCACCAACGCCGACATTTTGGAGATGGTCTCCCAAAAGAGCTTCCGGGGCGATCTCTACTTTCGACTGTCGGCCTTTGTACTGAATATTCCGCCCCTGCGCAAACGGCGGGAAGATGTGGTACTCTTGGCCAATCACTTTATCAGCCGGGTCGCCAGGCGAATCCACATCACCCCTCCGCAAATCGCTGACGATGCAGTGATTTACTTGAGCCAGCTCCCATGGAAAGGAAATGTACGCGAGTTGCAGAACCTGATGGAGGGAATCGTCCAGATCTATTCGCCTTCGGTCATTACAGTCAATCACATTACGGATTATTTGAATGTGATCGGCGCGGTCCAACATCCCGCTTCCGAATTGGAGGAAGATGCGGAGCCGAAAGCGGCCTCACCACAGCCCGACGACACCTCCTCCCTCACCCGGGACGCCATCCTGCACGCACTGAAAGAGTGCAGGGGGAATAAATCCAGGGCGGCGGAATATCTGGGCGTATCCCGCAAAACGCTGTACAAGTGGATGAGGCGCCTCCAGGTACTGGGCTGACCCGGTCTCGGCGGGTCCCGCTATCACAGAGCCCCTCCTTTCCTTTTCTCCGGCTCACCACGAAGCAGTCCCGGGCGGCAGAAAGCGAGGGAAGAGCATGGACCCATGCACAACTGATACCAAAACATTGCTCAAACAATTAACCGCGCAGTATTACGACGATTTAAACCATGCCCACGAGCGAGGCCAGAAAGTGGTGTGGACCAACGGCCTGTTCCCCCAGGAATTTTTTGAGGCCATGGACATCCAAGTGGCCTATCCTGAAAATCTGGCCGCCACGCTGGGGGCAAAAAAAGGTGTCATGCCCTATCTGGAAAAATGTGAGGCGCTTGGTTATTCCAGCGACCTGTGCTCCTATACCCGTATCGGGCTGGGCTACATCGAGTCCTTCGACAGCGACATTCTGAACCTTCCACGTCCGGATATGATCTGCAACTGTACCAACATCTGCGGCCTGTGCGTCAAGTGGTTTGAGTGTACGGCAAAGCGGCTGGATGTGCCCTATATCCTCATCGATACGCCTTACCAGACGGAATACGGTCCGACGGAAAACGATGTGGACTATATCGTATCCCAGTTTCAAGAGCTCATTCGCCAGTTGGAACTTCTCTGCGGAAGGCCATTCAACTACAAAAAGTTCCGCCAGGTCCTCGCCATCTCACGCCGGGTCGCAAAATCCTGGAAGAGGGCCACGGATTACGTCCAGCACAGCCCCAGCCCTCTGGACGGCTTTAATCTCTTCAACTATATGTTTTTGGCCGTAGTGGCCCGGGGCAAATCCTCCACAGCGGACTTTTACGACAGGCTTTCAGAGGAAATGGAGGAGTACCTCCGGGAGCACAAAAGCCAGTTCAAGGGTGAGCAGAAACACCGCATCATGTGGGAAGGTATCGCCTGTTGGCCTCATCTGGCGCAGAACTACAAGTGCCTCAAGGCAAACGACATGATCGTTGTAGGCGGCATGTATCCGGTGGAATGGTGTGTGGACTATGATCAGGATGATGTGCGCTCCCTCGCCCGGGCTTATGCTGCCCGCCCCCCCATCGGCAGTCTGACTCGGCAGACAGATATCCGGGCTCGGATCATGGAGGAGACCCGGTGCGACGGCGCGCTCTACCACGTGAATCGAAGCTGTAAGATCCTTACTTTTCTCCAGGCCGGCCTGCGCCGGGGGATATACGAGCGCAACCACAAGCCCTTCGCCACCTTTGACGGTGATCAGACCGATCCCACAACATTTTCCCCCGCCCAGTTTGAGACTCGAGTGCAAGCCCTGCGTGAAAACATGGAAGCGGCCAAAGCCGAGAGAGGGGGGCCCTGAGTGTCTGTGTCTAAAGTAGAAATCCTCCGCGAAATGGAGTACGCGGTGACCCATATCCGGGAACGGGTTCTGGATGAAAAAGCCCGTGGTCACAAAGTCATAGGCTGCCTTCCCATCCTGATTCCCGAGGAACTTGTCCATGCATCAGGTGCCTTTCCCGTGGGTATTTGGGGCGCCGAGCGCCTCCCCATCGTCCGTGCGGCGGAGTATTATCCCCCCTACGCCTGCTCTGTGGTACAGTCCATTACAGAGCTGGCCATTGCCGGCGCGTATGACGGTTTAGACGGAGTACTGATCTCCTGCCTGTGCGATACGCTCAAATGCGTCACGCAGAGTTTCCCACTCACCTGCCCCAGCGTGAAGCCGATCTTTGTCAAGCACCCGCAAAACCACCGGTTGGAGGGGGCTGTAACGTACTTTATTCGTGAACTGGAGGGTGTACGTGCTCAACTGGAAACACTCACGGGAAGACAGATCACCGAGGAGGCTCTGTGTCAAAGTATTGAAATCTACAATGAAAACCGAAAAGAAATGATTGCGTTTGCGCGCCTGTTGGCGGAGAAGCCCGGATTGCTCACCTGCCGGGAACGGCACACCGTGATCAAGGCCCGCTACTTTATGAGGAAGGAGGAGCACACCCGTCTGATGCGGGAGCTCAACGGGATGCTCCGCGCCAGCACCGCCCCAAGCTTTGAGGGTATCAAAGTCTATGTCTCCGGCGTCATGCTGGAACCGTCCCATATCCTGGATGTAATGGACGAATTGGGATACACCATCGTAGGGGATGAACTCGCCCATGAGAGCCGTCAGTTCAATCACCTGGTACCCGAAGCCCTTTCGCAGTTGGAGCGTCTGGCGCGCCAGGTTCAGACCTATGAAGGTGAGGCATTTCTCTATGACCCCCGAAAAACCAGGGGTGAACGGGTGGCCCGTGCGGCCAAAGAAGCCGGCGCTGACGCCGTGCTGTTCGCACTGATGAAATTCTGCGATACCGACGAGTATGATCTCCCTTGGGTGCGGTGCGCCGCCCAAGAGGCGGATCTTCCCTTTCTCCACCTGGAGCTGGAACAGACGATGCAATCGGCCGAGCCTCTGCGCACAAGGCTACAGGCTTTTGCCGAACAGCTTACGCACACTTGCTAGACGGGCGGGGAGGCGGCTGCATGGAAGCGCACTATATAGGAATCGATATTGGCTCTACCGCTACCAAACTGGCAGCACTCTCCGGAGAGCGGGCCCTGCTGGGAACCACAGTGGTCCCCTTTGGGACCGGCACCCAGGCCGACCAATTGGCGCTGGAGACCTTTTATCGGAATTCCAGGCTGTCCCCATCTGACTGTGTGCGAACCATCGCCACAGGATATGGCCGGCTTATTTTTCGCGGAGCCGACGCACAGGTCAGTGAAATCTCCTGCCATGCCAAGGGGCTCCACCACTTTCTCCCGCAGGCGCGCACGATTATTGATGTGGGAGGACAGGATCTGAAGGCCATACAGATCAATGACCGGGGCAGCGTGCAACAGTTCGTGATGAATGATAAATGCGCCGCCGGGACCGGGCGTTTCCTGGAGGTCATGAGCCGTGTCATGGGCCTGGAGGTAGCAGAATTGGGCGAGTATGACGCCCGTGCCACTGGGGTGGAGACTATCAGCAATACCTGCACGGTATTTGCCGAGTCCGAGGTGATTTCTAAGCTCTCGGCCGGCGTGGACATTGCCAACCTAGTGGCGGGCATTCATGATTCCGTAGCCCGCAAAATCACGGGGTTGACCCTCCGAATGGGTATTCTTCCAGAGGTGGCACTCACCGGGGGCGGCGCCCTGAATACCGGCTTGGTCCGGGCATTGGAGCGCAATCTGAAGTGCGGGCTCCTGCTCCCGTCTCTCCCCCAGTTCACCGGTGCCGTAGGTGCAGCCCTGTTTGCCTTGGAAGGACGGTTATAACACAGAATGGCCCATTTTTTAGAGAAATGGCGCTGTAGATGGTTCATTATCACTCTTAAATTCCATTATTTAATAAAAATGTAATAAAAATCTTTCAGAAAGAAGGGATCTCATGGAATTTATACGCAATGAACTTCAGGAGACCATACGTTCTTCCGCC contains:
- a CDS encoding sigma-54 interaction domain-containing protein; the protein is MPAPIQAGTKTTMTDRITMENHRRNHEGGWQLFQDPALRDSWGDCKKQAMVPDISAPYLCGEQEFFSIKENTKKLYAYSNRLINSIYHWSVRPLAYVMVDGHGFILKLYCGEEIRGWLEERGIRERCSLAEEHAGTTAFSLGIKYKRPFRTTGSEHYLSKFIDMTMYFAPCVLEDNSRERFGELELLGGIGIITPRTDRFEDYLATVITMCKEVCLHLDMVNTFYNFYMSETMGYICVDIDERTRRPYCLYHNSNIFNVLGIPFSDLCFKSLSTVFDPLPANREFWQVLSSNEYLHNASISLSIQGVTRQYIVSTMPYRQVSVGYEGMRFFISNKEQVSSFVSRQIGNNAIMTFGNIIGQSREIKQSIRYARKYAEFDNNVLIMGESGVGKDIFAQAIHNASSRRDRPFIAVNCATFPRDLMVSELFGYEQGAFTGSKKNGNTGKLELANTGTLFLDEIGTLPLDLQAILLRVLETKRFMKLGASKETSVDVRIIAATNADILEMVSQKSFRGDLYFRLSAFVLNIPPLRKRREDVVLLANHFISRVARRIHITPPQIADDAVIYLSQLPWKGNVRELQNLMEGIVQIYSPSVITVNHITDYLNVIGAVQHPASELEEDAEPKAASPQPDDTSSLTRDAILHALKECRGNKSRAAEYLGVSRKTLYKWMRRLQVLG
- a CDS encoding DNA adenine methylase, producing MGIDFLGNKEQLLPFLYTHISEETAGLPGPVGLVDLFCGAGAVSRCFKSHGCRVTANDFLTCCAVMTKAILLNDGAPEFRGLREAAPEIFAGESTRSPYERVLAYLNRLEGREGFIYGNYSPASLEQCEYERMYFTRENARKIDDVRETIAEWSGLLEEREEALLIADLLFAVSAVSNIAGTYGCYIKFWKPKARQPLWLTPRRFTAGGGGHTVWNCDANELVGRVEAPIIYADPPYTKRQYSAYYHILETIARNDRPEIGGKTGLRNWKEHSSRYCYRRSAGKALEELLERARCQYFFLSYNSDGQIPHEEIRSILARFGETRYWEVPYKRYKSNSAVSRKPPLTERLYLADLRERRAALTRDGGAH
- a CDS encoding CaiB/BaiF CoA transferase family protein, translating into MMHKPLLGVKIVDLSMYVAGPAAARMMGEWGADVIKVEPLKGDNNRPAGRMMGMPIDDSNNPHNEVFNANKRSLALDLKQSEGKAILERLLSESNVFLTNFRTRALEKLGLDYESVSARHPHIIWCQVTGFGTEGPQANDPGFDTVAFWARSGAMGDLPEKDTAPIPPLIAFGDMLTSETVCAGVGAALYQQARTGRGEKVMVSLYSNAIWALGVGVQSTQYGDEYPKTRKNAVSPLVNSYRCADGVWIYMCVIDHERYYNAVMRAIDREDLVDHPLYSDLAACKPVTPELIRVIEEGFQRYDHQEMHRRLTEADVAHSYIDKIKDIIHDAQALENHYVYPYTMRDGSTCIGPATPIKFGTVEDPEHRLSPLVGEHTVEILLEYGYSREEIDALLARKVVGVYAKE
- a CDS encoding 2-hydroxyacyl-CoA dehydratase subunit D; protein product: MLKQLTAQYYDDLNHAHERGQKVVWTNGLFPQEFFEAMDIQVAYPENLAATLGAKKGVMPYLEKCEALGYSSDLCSYTRIGLGYIESFDSDILNLPRPDMICNCTNICGLCVKWFECTAKRLDVPYILIDTPYQTEYGPTENDVDYIVSQFQELIRQLELLCGRPFNYKKFRQVLAISRRVAKSWKRATDYVQHSPSPLDGFNLFNYMFLAVVARGKSSTADFYDRLSEEMEEYLREHKSQFKGEQKHRIMWEGIACWPHLAQNYKCLKANDMIVVGGMYPVEWCVDYDQDDVRSLARAYAARPPIGSLTRQTDIRARIMEETRCDGALYHVNRSCKILTFLQAGLRRGIYERNHKPFATFDGDQTDPTTFSPAQFETRVQALRENMEAAKAERGGP
- a CDS encoding 2-hydroxyacyl-CoA dehydratase subunit D, translating into MSKVEILREMEYAVTHIRERVLDEKARGHKVIGCLPILIPEELVHASGAFPVGIWGAERLPIVRAAEYYPPYACSVVQSITELAIAGAYDGLDGVLISCLCDTLKCVTQSFPLTCPSVKPIFVKHPQNHRLEGAVTYFIRELEGVRAQLETLTGRQITEEALCQSIEIYNENRKEMIAFARLLAEKPGLLTCRERHTVIKARYFMRKEEHTRLMRELNGMLRASTAPSFEGIKVYVSGVMLEPSHILDVMDELGYTIVGDELAHESRQFNHLVPEALSQLERLARQVQTYEGEAFLYDPRKTRGERVARAAKEAGADAVLFALMKFCDTDEYDLPWVRCAAQEADLPFLHLELEQTMQSAEPLRTRLQAFAEQLTHTC
- a CDS encoding Eco57I restriction-modification methylase domain-containing protein, with translation MERVSRNDRERISALCDDWKRALARLFQERFSNLEGKAADRAFDRALTRLFETLLCKCWWGAARTGTGAPFSLREQFPAFWEAMRASGCFRKLFTLAWGVGPDAGLDMAVLDMVQEQITEHEGLRWMDIRHAGALFEELMDKHLLLEGGKADVVNSMNKKTDGVYFTDRSIVAFLVSAALEGYQDRSAEALFGLRIIDPAMGAGFFLTEMVDQLSGLIAAKSELAPEEIRRRVLHGCIYGIDKNPVAVDIAMFTLWLTELQGDEAFPELRSRLLAADSLLLVPPGRETEENRDLMGWSQLFPEVFGGTGPEQGFDIVIGNPPWGKIKTNVNSFLLNDAGTLAALPQGQAKRTYIEKDQRLQANWRQYYLDTSGYLRQLKGRGLYVHQRCEINGKTVGGDDDFYKFFVELAFQITKRDGVVGLVVPAAFYLSESASGLRHLYLEHGCFSRLTGMINSRKLFPIHPSFKFVAFLYRKGAVGDAVCGARFDVKDPEELRTDRQDGVSYSMPFLRRYSGDFLTIPECKSPAEAALMERLCGVFPRLGERVEDGWNVSFLREVDMTGDKEQFLPREAFLRKRGAQRAQYVPVFEGRMVHQYDCSRKRYRSGSGRTAKWERNPRPGAPVTPQFYMKESQVPVDLSHFRACFCDVTGQHNVRTVLAALIPPHCVCGNKVPVCRFDREDIRLPLLWVALANSFVVDWLIRKRMTTTLNFFHWANVPFPRLSPDGEAARELIRDAARLLLQNAGMEALPGLLPGVCPAGGPAEPGRPLPPEAQEELRLRIDCRAAELFGLSPEELALILYAFPSLDNPRRGLPGDRKYGGVSTGCYVTRDKLLLAYLERRAPDDTRDVVELYRRAGVSIEDCTGPVRDLRERADRYEELGTVAYET
- a CDS encoding acyl-CoA dehydratase activase yields the protein MEAHYIGIDIGSTATKLAALSGERALLGTTVVPFGTGTQADQLALETFYRNSRLSPSDCVRTIATGYGRLIFRGADAQVSEISCHAKGLHHFLPQARTIIDVGGQDLKAIQINDRGSVQQFVMNDKCAAGTGRFLEVMSRVMGLEVAELGEYDARATGVETISNTCTVFAESEVISKLSAGVDIANLVAGIHDSVARKITGLTLRMGILPEVALTGGGALNTGLVRALERNLKCGLLLPSLPQFTGAVGAALFALEGRL
- a CDS encoding enoyl-CoA hydratase/isomerase family protein; translated protein: MYETLVYKKEAGLGIITLNQPNVLNALNAKAYEELYEVAELADQDDGIQVLIFHGAGRGFCAGDNITDGDLLKKRTSMGAYQYILGLQRVFNRIESIKKPVIAAIHGAACGGGLELALVCDIRIAAESARLGLPELKLGALPCIGGTQRLPRLIGTAKTKELLFTGKLLPAVEAERLGIINQVVPDGRELEEAVSMANVIKERSSLALHMAKAAVDQGRNHDLYTALEIEARNDAMLFDTADFREGMLAFSEKRPPVFRGR